In Arvicola amphibius chromosome 13, mArvAmp1.2, whole genome shotgun sequence, a genomic segment contains:
- the LOC119800275 gene encoding 60S ribosomal protein L31-like, producing MAPAKKGGEKKKGRSAINKVVTREYTINIHKRIHGVGFKKRAPRALKEIRKFAMKEMGTPDVRIDTRLNKAVWAKGIRNVPYRIRVPLSRKRNEDEDSPNKLYTLVTYVPVTTFKNLQTVNVDDN from the coding sequence ATGGCTCCCGCAAAGAAGGGTGGCGAGAAGAAGAAGGGCCGTTCTGCCATCAACAAGGTGGTGACCCGAGAATACACCATCAACATTCACAAGCGCATCCATGGCGTGGGCTTCAAGAAGCGTGCTCCTAGGGCACTCAAAGAAATCCGGAAATTTGCCATGAAGGAGATGGGGACTCCAGATGTGCGGATTGATACCAGGCTCAATAAAGCCGTCTGGGCCAAAGGAATAAGGAATGTTCCATACCGTATCCGGGTACCTTTGTCCAGAAAACGTAATGAGGATGAGGACTCACCAAACAAACTCTACACATTGGTAACTTACGTGCCTGTTACCACATTCAAAAATCTACAGACAGTCAATGTGGATGATAACTAA